In one window of Mus pahari chromosome 3, PAHARI_EIJ_v1.1, whole genome shotgun sequence DNA:
- the Oprl1 gene encoding nociceptin receptor isoform X1: MESLFPAPFWEVLYGSHFQGNLSLLNETVPHHLLLNASHSAFLPLGLKVTIVGLYLAVCIGGLLGNCLVMYVILRHTKMKTATNIYIFNLALADTLVLLTLPFQGTDILLGFWPFGNALCKTVIAIDYYNMFTSTFTLTAMSVDRYVAICHPIRALDVRTSSKAQAVNVAIWALASVVGVPVAIMGSAQVEDEEIECLVEIPAPQDYWGPVFAICIFLFSFIIPVLIISVCYSLMIRRLRGVRLLSGSREKDRNLRRITRLVLVVVAVFVGCWTPVQVFVLVQGLGVQPGSETAVAILRFCTALGYVNSCLNPILYAFLDENFKACFRKFCCASALHREMQVSDRVRSIAKDVGLGCKTSETVPRPA; encoded by the exons ATGGAGTCCCTCTTTCCTGCCCCATTCTGGGAGGTCTTGTATGGCAGCCACTTTCAAGGGAACCTGTCCCTCCTAAATGAGACCGTACCCCATCACCTGCTCCTCAATGCTAGCCACAGTGCCTTCCTGCCCCTTGGACTCAAGGTCACCATCGTGGGGCTCTACTTGGCTGTGTGTATCGGGGGGCTCCTGGGGAACTGCCTCGTCATGTATGTCATCCTCAG GCACACCAAGATGAAGACTGCTACcaacatttacatatttaatctGGCACTGGCTGATACCCTGGTCTTGCTGACACTGCCCTTCCAGGGCACAGACATCCTTCTGGGCTTCTGGCCGTTTGGGAATGCACTGTGCAAGACTGTCATTGCTATCGACTACTACAACATGTTTACCAGCACTTTCACTTTGACTGCCATGAGTGTAGACCGATATGTAGCTATCTGCCACCCTATCCGTGCCCTTGATGTTCGGACATCCAGCAAAGCCCAGGCTGTTAATGTGGCCATATGGGCCCTGGCTTCAGTGGTTGGTGTTCCTGTTGCCATCATGGGCTCAGCACAAGTGGAGGATGAAG AGATCGAATGCCTGGTGGAGATCCCTGCCCCTCAGGACTATTGGGGCCCTGTATTTGCTATCTgcatcttccttttttccttcatcATCCCTGTGCTGATCATCTCTGTCTGCTACAGTCTCATGATTCGACGACTTCGTGGTGTCCGTCTGCTTTCAGGCTCCCGAGAGAAGGACCGGAACCTGCGGCGTATCACACGACTGGTACTGGTAGTTGTGGCTGTGTTTGTGGGCTGCTGGACACCGGTGCAGGTCTTTGTCCTTGTTCAAGGACTGGGTGTTCAGCCAGGTAGTGAGACTGCAGTAGCCATTCTACGCTTCTGCACAGCCCTGGGCTATGTCAACAGTTGTCTCAATCCCATTCTCTATGCTTTCCTGGATGAGAACTTCAAGGCCTGCTTTAGAAAGTTCTGCTGTGCTTCTGCCCTGCACCGGGAGATGCAGGTTTCTGATCGTGTGCGCAGCATTGCCAAGGATGTAGGCCTTGGTTGCAAGACTTCTGAGACAGTACCACGGCCGGCATGA
- the Oprl1 gene encoding nociceptin receptor isoform X2, protein MKTATNIYIFNLALADTLVLLTLPFQGTDILLGFWPFGNALCKTVIAIDYYNMFTSTFTLTAMSVDRYVAICHPIRALDVRTSSKAQAVNVAIWALASVVGVPVAIMGSAQVEDEEIECLVEIPAPQDYWGPVFAICIFLFSFIIPVLIISVCYSLMIRRLRGVRLLSGSREKDRNLRRITRLVLVVVAVFVGCWTPVQVFVLVQGLGVQPGSETAVAILRFCTALGYVNSCLNPILYAFLDENFKACFRKFCCASALHREMQVSDRVRSIAKDVGLGCKTSETVPRPA, encoded by the exons ATGAAGACTGCTACcaacatttacatatttaatctGGCACTGGCTGATACCCTGGTCTTGCTGACACTGCCCTTCCAGGGCACAGACATCCTTCTGGGCTTCTGGCCGTTTGGGAATGCACTGTGCAAGACTGTCATTGCTATCGACTACTACAACATGTTTACCAGCACTTTCACTTTGACTGCCATGAGTGTAGACCGATATGTAGCTATCTGCCACCCTATCCGTGCCCTTGATGTTCGGACATCCAGCAAAGCCCAGGCTGTTAATGTGGCCATATGGGCCCTGGCTTCAGTGGTTGGTGTTCCTGTTGCCATCATGGGCTCAGCACAAGTGGAGGATGAAG AGATCGAATGCCTGGTGGAGATCCCTGCCCCTCAGGACTATTGGGGCCCTGTATTTGCTATCTgcatcttccttttttccttcatcATCCCTGTGCTGATCATCTCTGTCTGCTACAGTCTCATGATTCGACGACTTCGTGGTGTCCGTCTGCTTTCAGGCTCCCGAGAGAAGGACCGGAACCTGCGGCGTATCACACGACTGGTACTGGTAGTTGTGGCTGTGTTTGTGGGCTGCTGGACACCGGTGCAGGTCTTTGTCCTTGTTCAAGGACTGGGTGTTCAGCCAGGTAGTGAGACTGCAGTAGCCATTCTACGCTTCTGCACAGCCCTGGGCTATGTCAACAGTTGTCTCAATCCCATTCTCTATGCTTTCCTGGATGAGAACTTCAAGGCCTGCTTTAGAAAGTTCTGCTGTGCTTCTGCCCTGCACCGGGAGATGCAGGTTTCTGATCGTGTGCGCAGCATTGCCAAGGATGTAGGCCTTGGTTGCAAGACTTCTGAGACAGTACCACGGCCGGCATGA